The genomic region GCTCGCGGCCTGCGACCCGCACCGCTTCGGCATGGCGGTAGCGGAGCTGGACGGCACGGTGTACGGCGCCGGCGACTGGCGGCAGCCGTTCTCGACGCAGTCCCTCACCAAGGTCTTCACCCTCGCCCTGGACCTGGCCCGCGAGGGCGACGAACTCTGGGAACACGTCGGCCGCGAACCCTCCGGCAACCCCTTCAACTCCCTCGTGCAGCTGGAGTACGAGAACGGTATCCCCCGCAACCCGTTCATCAACGCGGGCGCCCTTGTCGTCACCGACCGCCTCCACACCCAGACCGGCGACGCGGCAGGCACCCTCCTCGACTTCCTGCGCGCGGAGAGCGGCAACGAACAACTCGCCATCAACGAGGACGTAGCCGCCTCCGAGGCCACCCGTGGCGACCGCAACGCCGCGCTGGGCCACTTCATGGCGTCGTACGGAAACATCGACAACCCGGTCCCCGTCCTCCTCGACGAGTACTTCCACCAGTGCTCCATCGAGGCGTCCTGCGCCGACCTGGCCCTCGCCACCGGCTTCCTCGCCCGCCACGGCATCCGCGCCGACGGCACACGCCTGCTGACCCAGAGCCAGGCCAAACAGGTCAACGCGATCATGCTCACCTGTGGCACGTACGACGCGGCCGGCGACTTCGCCTACCGCGTGGGCCTGCCCGGCAAGAGCGGCGTGGGCGGCGGCATCATCGCCGTCGTCCCAGGTCGCTGCACGCTCTGCGTATGGAGTCCCGGCCTCGACGAACGAGGCAACTCGGTGGCGGGAGTCGCGGCCCTGGCCCGCTTCACGACCCTCACCGGCGTGTCCGTGTTCTAGCCGGTTTTCCGAGAACGTCCCAACGGCTCCGACGCAGCAGCCGCCATCCGGTAAGACGGCGGACATGCTGTGGCTGCCGCCCCGAGGGAGGCACGTCGCTTTCCGGCCACCCCGCGTTGACACGCTGACTGAGTGTTGGCCAAGGGTTTCTCCGTCGATCTGCGTCGCTGTCAGCTGCTGGGGCTCACGGGCTCGGTCGTACTCGCGCTGGGAGGCGAGACGGCCGGAGCCCTGCCCGTACGGGAGTTGCCGGCCCTCACGTCCGGGCGGGCGGCGCTCGGTCTTGTCGGCGCGTACTTCGGAGTGGTGCTGCTCATCGCCGCCTGGGGGCTGTTGGGGCGGGTGATACGAGGGCCCGAGCCGCCGAGTCCGCGCGCCCTGCTGGTCGTGCTCGCCGTGTGGGCCACGCCGTTGCTCCTCGCGCCGCCCCTGTTCAGCCGGGACGTCTACAGCTATCTCGCGCAGGGCGCGATGGTCGACGCGCACATCGACGTGTACACGCACGGCCCCGCCATGCTCGGCGGACCGCTCGCGGACGAGGTCGCGCCCGTGTGGCAGCGGACCGCGACCCCGTACGGACCCGTCTTCCTCGCCGTCTCCTCCGCGCTGTCCGGGCTGACCCGGGGCGAGGTGCCCGCCGGGCTGCTCGGCATGCGGGTCGTCGCGCTGCTCGGTGTGGCGCTGATGGCGGCCGCGCTGCCGAGGCTGGCCAGGCACAGCGGCGCCGATCCGGCCGCCGCCCTCTGGCTCGGCGCGCTCAACCCGCTCGTGCTGCTGCACCTCGTCGCCGGAGCGCACAACGACGCCATCATGCTCGGCCTGTTGGGAGTCGGTCTGGTGGCCGCGCTCGGGCGCTGGCCCGTCCTGGGCGCCGTGCTCGTCACGTTCGCCGCTCTCGTCAAGGTCCCCGCCGTACTCGGCCTCGCCGCCGTCGTGGCCCTCCAGGTGCGGGCCGGCCGTGGCCTCGTGAGGTCCGTCGCCACGACCGCGGCCGCCGTACTCGCCACCACCGTCGCGGCGACGGCCGCCGCCGGTACGGGCTACGGCTGGATCGGCGCCCTCAAGACACCCGTGTCGCCGGAGAACCTCTCGCCCACCAGCGTCCTCGGCCGTGCCACCGGTGCCCTTCTCCAGGACCTGGGCAGCGATCTGGCCCCCTTCGCCCTGCCCGCCTGGCACGCCCTCGGTCTCGCGGCCACCGGCGTCACCCTGCTGGTCATATGGCTGCGGACCCCCCGGCTCAGCCCCGTCTACGCGCTGGGCCTCAGCCTGGCGGCGGTGGCGGTGCTCGGTCCGGCCATCCGCCCCTGGTACGCGCTGTGGGGGCTGTTCCTCATAGCCGCGGCCGCGCCCAGCGCCTCCGTACGCCACCGGGTCGCCGCCGTGACGGGGGCCCTCGCGCTCGCGGTCCTGCCCAGCGGCAGTCCACCCGATGCCGAACAGCTCGCCCTGGCGGTGTCCGGCGGGATGCTCGCGCTGGTCGTGCTCTGGCAGGCCCACCAGACAACGACCGCA from Streptomyces sp. NBC_00878 harbors:
- a CDS encoding glutaminase, whose protein sequence is MVIMSSPLTFQPVLNRIAAEIADAPDRGRPADYIPALAACDPHRFGMAVAELDGTVYGAGDWRQPFSTQSLTKVFTLALDLAREGDELWEHVGREPSGNPFNSLVQLEYENGIPRNPFINAGALVVTDRLHTQTGDAAGTLLDFLRAESGNEQLAINEDVAASEATRGDRNAALGHFMASYGNIDNPVPVLLDEYFHQCSIEASCADLALATGFLARHGIRADGTRLLTQSQAKQVNAIMLTCGTYDAAGDFAYRVGLPGKSGVGGGIIAVVPGRCTLCVWSPGLDERGNSVAGVAALARFTTLTGVSVF
- the mptB gene encoding polyprenol phosphomannose-dependent alpha 1,6 mannosyltransferase MptB → MLAKGFSVDLRRCQLLGLTGSVVLALGGETAGALPVRELPALTSGRAALGLVGAYFGVVLLIAAWGLLGRVIRGPEPPSPRALLVVLAVWATPLLLAPPLFSRDVYSYLAQGAMVDAHIDVYTHGPAMLGGPLADEVAPVWQRTATPYGPVFLAVSSALSGLTRGEVPAGLLGMRVVALLGVALMAAALPRLARHSGADPAAALWLGALNPLVLLHLVAGAHNDAIMLGLLGVGLVAALGRWPVLGAVLVTFAALVKVPAVLGLAAVVALQVRAGRGLVRSVATTAAAVLATTVAATAAAGTGYGWIGALKTPVSPENLSPTSVLGRATGALLQDLGSDLAPFALPAWHALGLAATGVTLLVIWLRTPRLSPVYALGLSLAAVAVLGPAIRPWYALWGLFLIAAAAPSASVRHRVAAVTGALALAVLPSGSPPDAEQLALAVSGGMLALVVLWQAHQTTTAPVLGRTA